One window of Marinomonas primoryensis genomic DNA carries:
- a CDS encoding STAS domain-containing protein: MSISVTANDSINTVTITIVGSFDFSLFNDFREAYSDLTNHYKVYVVDMSMVEYLDSAALGMLLSMRNTIELGSNIQLKGANAFIKNILMISRFDKRFDIQ; the protein is encoded by the coding sequence ATGAGTATTTCAGTCACAGCAAATGATTCTATAAACACGGTGACAATCACGATTGTTGGCAGCTTCGACTTTTCCTTGTTTAATGATTTTCGTGAGGCTTATTCTGACCTCACGAATCATTATAAAGTCTATGTTGTTGATATGAGCATGGTTGAATATTTAGACAGCGCGGCACTGGGTATGCTGTTGAGTATGAGAAATACCATTGAATTAGGGAGTAATATTCAGCTAAAAGGAGCAAATGCCTTCATTAAAAATATTCTAATGATTTCTCGTTTCGACAAACGCTTCGATATTCAATAA
- a CDS encoding fused response regulator/phosphatase codes for MKLLCVDSEPVYREIISLCAEKENVTVTSVSSYEDAVQAFIDYAPDMVTLDVVVKGGSGFDLVKKLKALSGNRFIPMIFLSSQTSDTVMDRCFKSGADDFIPKPFNEVLFNIRLKTHMRHVELMKEMYRKNKALTYFQTMIEREHEMAHHVLDHIQTRSENNSEHVVITRLSAASFNGDLALVKTRSDGARLIFVGDFTGHGLPASIGALPVMHAFFDAVDDLLDVNELAGQMNRILFSILPDYMFCAGYLILMTPNGEILYWGGGMPNALIRRACGAIDYLRSNHMPLGILPAYEFEADVQSNKLNVDDTLVIVSDGVLELKNCRDEMLGDDQVEKLISSSYAEKSLILAQKMTEKKLTEYRGESVQLDDITLVALRN; via the coding sequence ATGAAATTATTATGCGTAGACAGTGAACCCGTTTACCGCGAAATTATTTCTTTGTGCGCGGAAAAAGAAAATGTCACGGTCACGAGTGTCAGCAGTTACGAAGATGCTGTTCAGGCTTTTATTGACTATGCACCAGACATGGTGACGTTGGATGTTGTTGTAAAAGGCGGTAGTGGCTTCGATCTCGTTAAAAAGCTCAAAGCATTATCTGGCAATCGTTTCATCCCTATGATTTTTCTCTCTTCACAGACTTCAGATACTGTTATGGATAGGTGCTTTAAGTCTGGAGCGGATGATTTTATTCCAAAACCATTTAATGAAGTACTTTTCAACATTAGACTAAAAACGCACATGCGTCATGTCGAGTTAATGAAAGAAATGTACCGTAAAAACAAAGCGCTCACTTATTTTCAAACGATGATAGAACGTGAGCATGAAATGGCTCACCACGTTCTTGATCACATTCAAACGCGCAGCGAAAACAACTCTGAGCATGTTGTTATTACTCGACTATCAGCTGCTAGCTTTAATGGCGATCTCGCCTTAGTAAAGACTCGATCAGACGGCGCTCGCCTAATTTTTGTAGGCGATTTTACGGGGCATGGCCTACCCGCTTCTATCGGTGCATTACCCGTCATGCATGCTTTTTTTGACGCCGTTGATGATTTACTCGATGTGAATGAACTCGCAGGGCAGATGAACAGAATACTATTCAGTATTTTGCCCGATTATATGTTTTGTGCAGGCTACTTAATATTAATGACTCCAAACGGTGAAATTCTGTATTGGGGAGGGGGAATGCCAAACGCATTGATTCGAAGAGCTTGTGGCGCTATAGACTATTTACGATCGAATCATATGCCATTAGGTATTCTTCCTGCATACGAATTTGAAGCCGATGTGCAAAGCAACAAATTGAATGTGGATGATACACTGGTGATTGTTTCAGACGGCGTCTTAGAGCTTAAAAACTGTCGTGATGAGATGCTTGGAGACGATCAGGTGGAAAAACTAATTTCAAGTTCTTACGCAGAAAAAAGTCTCATTTTGGCGCAAAAAATGACAGAAAAAAAGCTCACCGAGTACCGAGGTGAATCGGTGCAGCTTGACGACATCACTCTTGTCGCACTGAGGAATTAA
- a CDS encoding UPF0149 family protein, with product MAHQPLDDLELETLESFLESDQVHEECQNFVMTHGFLTALSICPVSTAEEKWLPVIFEDTPKFENEKQEKQILQYLSRLFIDIQKELESEDGFMIPCELEMGQSPEELSELQEWASGFMEGVFMTESAWFESEKEEVVAELLLPIMVASDLFDDEEVIEIRASEKLTNSCIAQIPDVLTDLFLVLRTEPEKRPFPKPQHKAQGNKNKKKGAKKS from the coding sequence ATGGCACACCAACCTCTTGATGATCTTGAATTAGAAACGTTAGAAAGTTTTTTGGAGTCGGATCAAGTTCATGAGGAATGTCAAAACTTTGTTATGACACATGGCTTCTTAACGGCATTGTCTATTTGTCCTGTTAGCACAGCTGAGGAGAAGTGGCTGCCCGTTATCTTTGAAGACACACCTAAATTCGAAAATGAAAAACAAGAAAAGCAAATACTTCAATACTTATCACGTCTTTTTATTGATATTCAAAAAGAGCTGGAGTCTGAAGATGGCTTTATGATCCCTTGTGAGCTAGAAATGGGGCAATCCCCAGAAGAGTTGAGCGAATTACAAGAATGGGCCTCCGGTTTTATGGAGGGGGTATTTATGACTGAAAGCGCTTGGTTTGAGTCTGAAAAAGAAGAAGTGGTTGCCGAGTTGTTGCTACCTATTATGGTTGCTTCTGATTTATTTGATGACGAAGAAGTGATTGAGATTAGAGCCAGTGAAAAATTGACTAATTCTTGTATTGCTCAGATACCTGACGTCTTAACGGACCTATTTTTAGTATTGCGTACTGAGCCTGAAAAAAGACCTTTTCCAAAACCTCAGCATAAAGCACAAGGCAATAAGAATAAGAAAAAAGGCGCTAAAAAGTCTTAA
- a CDS encoding RecQ family ATP-dependent DNA helicase has protein sequence MNLKKRTLSRLGHTEYRPLQEEAIDALCSGRDVLLAAPTGGGKSLVYQAAGLIRNGVAVIVSPLLSLMSQQVDELNKKGIRAQFLNSTLNPGEQDDLVWALRHKHIDLLYLSPEKLVQPSVIGFLHSFDIALFAIDEAHCISQWGNFFRPEYSQLGQLKAFFPDVPIIALTGTVDKETMTTIQESLQLHDCLVMKNSFDRANINIQIAQKRKAKQQILYFLHHEVPGETGIIYCRSRKKTEDIASWLSHLGLPSLSYHAAMTEEDKQRNHKTFAEQYGTIMVATTAYGMGIDIAHVRFVVHLDLPNSPESYFQEVGRAGRDGKPAKSLLLYGLQDMLQAQQLAASQPLAAEKEIQHLGNLFQILEGRGCRRQNLLSHFDENIPACLHCDRCLSTKSEQNMTTTSQKFLSLIYHTKGLQPFALLIQILLGKRTKAVSAIRAELLPLFGKGKELNEVQWKSVVRHLIAYEYIKIGISSIFTVQITEKSRSVLQGKTQIIIPSEHYYPALQEDQLALDKVKWHKILAWKYEYGKINLSDTQLRLICLHKPNSIASLSRLTGLSKENVADFSESLMKIIHESNPKEVSTSCL, from the coding sequence ATGAACTTAAAGAAACGTACACTTTCCCGTTTAGGCCACACCGAATATCGTCCACTGCAAGAAGAAGCAATAGACGCATTATGCTCTGGTCGAGACGTTTTACTCGCGGCGCCAACAGGCGGCGGAAAATCTTTGGTTTACCAAGCGGCTGGACTCATTAGAAATGGCGTCGCGGTCATTGTCAGCCCTTTGTTATCCCTTATGTCTCAGCAAGTGGATGAATTGAATAAGAAGGGCATTAGGGCACAGTTTCTTAATTCCACATTAAACCCTGGCGAACAAGATGATCTTGTTTGGGCGTTACGACATAAACACATTGATTTGCTGTATCTATCTCCAGAAAAACTGGTTCAACCTTCCGTGATCGGATTTCTTCATAGTTTTGACATTGCTCTGTTTGCCATTGATGAAGCTCACTGTATTTCTCAATGGGGTAATTTTTTCAGGCCTGAGTACAGTCAATTAGGTCAGCTTAAAGCTTTTTTCCCTGATGTCCCTATCATCGCGCTTACCGGAACAGTCGATAAAGAGACCATGACTACGATTCAAGAGTCGTTGCAACTTCATGACTGCCTTGTTATGAAAAACAGCTTCGACCGTGCCAACATTAATATTCAAATTGCACAAAAAAGAAAAGCCAAGCAACAAATATTGTATTTTCTGCACCATGAAGTACCGGGCGAAACAGGAATTATTTATTGCCGCTCTAGAAAGAAAACAGAAGACATTGCTAGTTGGCTGAGCCATTTAGGACTGCCCAGTTTGAGCTACCACGCAGCAATGACAGAGGAAGATAAACAAAGAAACCATAAAACCTTTGCTGAGCAATATGGCACCATCATGGTCGCAACCACGGCGTATGGAATGGGTATTGATATCGCCCATGTGCGGTTTGTAGTGCATTTGGACTTGCCTAATAGCCCAGAATCGTATTTTCAGGAAGTAGGTCGGGCTGGTCGCGATGGAAAACCAGCGAAATCACTTTTGCTGTATGGCCTTCAAGATATGTTACAAGCTCAGCAGCTTGCCGCTTCACAGCCTTTGGCAGCAGAGAAAGAAATTCAACACTTAGGCAACTTATTTCAAATCTTAGAAGGGCGCGGTTGTAGGCGACAAAATTTACTGTCTCACTTTGATGAAAACATTCCCGCTTGCCTTCACTGCGATCGCTGCCTTTCTACAAAATCAGAGCAAAATATGACAACAACCAGCCAAAAGTTTTTGTCACTAATTTATCACACAAAAGGCTTACAGCCATTTGCATTACTCATCCAAATTTTACTGGGAAAGAGAACCAAAGCCGTAAGTGCCATCAGAGCGGAGTTACTCCCATTATTTGGCAAGGGGAAAGAGCTAAACGAAGTGCAATGGAAGTCTGTTGTGCGTCATTTAATCGCCTATGAATACATCAAAATTGGCATATCTAGTATTTTCACAGTGCAAATTACTGAAAAATCACGAAGTGTACTGCAAGGTAAAACGCAAATTATTATTCCAAGCGAACACTATTACCCAGCACTTCAGGAAGACCAACTGGCGTTAGACAAGGTTAAGTGGCATAAGATTTTGGCATGGAAATACGAATACGGAAAAATAAACTTGAGCGACACTCAACTTAGGTTAATTTGTTTACATAAACCCAACTCTATTGCTTCATTAAGTCGCTTAACTGGGCTGTCAAAAGAAAATGTGGCTGATTTTTCCGAAAGCTTGATGAAAATCATTCACGAATCGAATCCAAAAGAGGTCAGTACATCATGCCTATGA
- a CDS encoding SprT family zinc-dependent metalloprotease, giving the protein MPMTSKNMTADYDALNIIIDKANVCFNQANTFFGHEFIPATCNLKQRGKAAGTAHLQKNELRFNHFMYQQNPDEFVSTVVPHEVAHIIVYQIYGDTVRPHGKEWQAVMQKVYGIRPSRTHSFDVPPQKQSYEYHCSCQKHHFSKRRHTRAQQGVEYVCRGCRSTLQFVDLNK; this is encoded by the coding sequence ATGCCTATGACGTCTAAAAATATGACGGCAGATTATGATGCATTAAACATCATTATTGATAAGGCAAATGTATGTTTCAATCAGGCAAACACGTTTTTTGGTCATGAATTTATCCCCGCAACGTGCAACCTAAAACAAAGAGGGAAGGCAGCAGGTACAGCGCACTTACAAAAGAATGAACTGCGCTTTAATCATTTTATGTATCAACAAAATCCAGACGAGTTTGTCAGCACGGTAGTTCCCCATGAGGTGGCCCATATCATTGTTTATCAAATTTATGGTGATACAGTGAGACCTCACGGTAAAGAGTGGCAAGCGGTTATGCAGAAAGTCTATGGTATTAGGCCAAGTAGGACTCATTCCTTTGATGTGCCTCCTCAAAAGCAATCCTATGAATATCATTGCTCCTGTCAAAAGCACCACTTTAGCAAGCGTCGCCATACTAGAGCTCAACAGGGCGTTGAATACGTTTGCAGAGGATGCCGATCAACATTACAATTTGTAGATCTAAATAAGTAA
- the ttcA gene encoding tRNA 2-thiocytidine(32) synthetase TtcA produces the protein MMDLSNKPKEKLELNKLQKRLRRLTGQAIADFNMIEEGDKVMVCLSGGKDSYTMLEILRNLQASAPINFSIVAVNLDQKQPGFPEHILPAYLEEVGVDFHILERDTYSIVKEIIPEGKTTCGLCSRLRRGSLYGFAEEIGATKIALGHHRDDILETLFLNMFFGGKMKSMPPKLLSDDGKHIVIRPLAYCKEKDIETFSVMKEYPIIPCNLCGSQENLQRQVVKDMLQKWEQEFPGRTETMFTAMQNVVPSHLADKELFDFKGLKQSPAAFDRLNIISL, from the coding sequence ATGATGGACTTATCTAATAAACCCAAAGAAAAACTTGAGCTGAATAAGCTCCAAAAACGCCTTCGTAGATTAACAGGCCAAGCGATTGCTGACTTCAACATGATTGAAGAAGGTGACAAAGTGATGGTGTGTCTATCCGGTGGCAAAGACTCTTACACTATGCTTGAGATTTTACGAAATCTACAAGCTAGCGCACCGATTAATTTCAGTATCGTTGCGGTCAATCTAGATCAAAAGCAACCCGGTTTTCCTGAGCATATTTTACCAGCTTACTTGGAAGAGGTAGGAGTAGACTTTCATATTCTAGAACGTGACACATACAGCATTGTGAAAGAAATTATACCTGAAGGTAAAACCACTTGCGGTTTATGTTCTCGTTTGCGTCGTGGATCCTTGTATGGTTTCGCGGAAGAAATTGGAGCGACAAAAATAGCACTTGGTCATCATAGAGATGACATTCTTGAAACGTTATTCTTAAATATGTTTTTTGGTGGAAAAATGAAATCTATGCCGCCAAAGCTTTTAAGCGATGATGGCAAACATATCGTTATTCGTCCATTGGCGTACTGCAAAGAAAAAGACATTGAGACATTTTCCGTTATGAAGGAGTATCCCATTATTCCTTGTAATCTTTGCGGTTCCCAAGAAAACCTACAGCGACAAGTTGTTAAAGACATGCTGCAAAAATGGGAACAAGAGTTTCCGGGACGAACAGAAACCATGTTTACCGCTATGCAAAATGTCGTTCCGTCACACTTAGCGGACAAAGAATTATTTGATTTTAAAGGGTTAAAGCAGTCGCCAGCGGCCTTTGACCGATTAAATATTATTTCATTATAG
- a CDS encoding YfaZ family outer membrane protein, which produces MNLTHKTLLLTAGILGSSLVNASTASVGLTNDTVKGDVNLNMGTFGIDVGMSYDKDESLSTGHIGLNVEDSEGAGGPLQVGIGVRLYAIDADRKQEEDLSLALALGGWYRYTLPEANRISIYGSLYYAPEVLSFTNLDHMYTYEFRAEYMTMRNARVYLSYGKTTAIYDDNSRIEANKGLSIGASVDF; this is translated from the coding sequence ATGAACCTCACACATAAAACACTATTGTTAACCGCCGGTATTCTAGGGTCATCTCTCGTAAATGCTTCAACTGCTTCTGTAGGTTTAACGAATGACACTGTTAAAGGTGACGTTAATCTAAACATGGGAACTTTTGGTATCGATGTAGGAATGAGCTACGATAAAGACGAAAGCCTTTCTACAGGACATATCGGCTTGAATGTAGAAGATTCCGAAGGGGCAGGTGGGCCTTTACAAGTAGGTATTGGTGTTCGTTTATATGCGATAGACGCTGATCGGAAGCAAGAAGAGGACTTATCTTTAGCGCTAGCGCTTGGTGGTTGGTACCGCTACACTCTTCCAGAAGCAAACCGAATAAGTATTTATGGGTCTTTGTATTACGCACCTGAAGTACTTTCCTTTACCAACCTTGATCATATGTACACTTATGAGTTTCGCGCTGAATACATGACAATGCGTAATGCACGCGTCTATCTTAGCTATGGTAAAACAACAGCTATATATGATGACAATAGTCGAATAGAAGCTAATAAAGGCTTATCTATTGGTGCATCAGTAGACTTTTAG
- a CDS encoding adenine phosphoribosyltransferase produces MLYDDFYVKSLIQTVEDWPKEGVSFRDITPIFSDPKGMRMVVDAYVHRYISTDISHIACIDARGFLIAAVLAYELQKPLILVRKKGKLPGKTISQKYALEYGDAELEIQEGAVKAGDEVLLFDDLIATGGTLFAAIKLLTKQGANIKEVAAIIDLPDLGGSQKLRDSDIPVFSLCAYDGE; encoded by the coding sequence ATGCTTTACGACGATTTTTATGTTAAATCACTAATACAAACTGTAGAAGACTGGCCAAAAGAAGGCGTTAGCTTTCGTGATATTACGCCTATTTTTAGCGACCCAAAAGGCATGAGGATGGTGGTGGATGCTTATGTTCATCGTTACATATCCACGGACATTTCTCATATTGCTTGTATTGATGCTCGAGGCTTTTTGATCGCGGCAGTATTGGCTTACGAATTACAGAAGCCTCTAATTTTAGTTAGAAAGAAAGGCAAGCTTCCAGGCAAAACCATTTCACAGAAATACGCTTTAGAATACGGTGACGCTGAATTGGAAATCCAAGAAGGCGCGGTAAAGGCTGGCGATGAAGTGTTGCTGTTTGATGATTTAATTGCCACTGGTGGTACGCTTTTCGCAGCGATTAAATTATTGACCAAGCAAGGCGCAAACATCAAAGAAGTAGCAGCGATTATTGACTTGCCAGATCTTGGTGGAAGCCAGAAGTTAAGAGACAGCGATATTCCTGTTTTTAGTCTGTGCGCCTATGATGGAGAATGA
- the fnr gene encoding fumarate/nitrate reduction transcriptional regulator Fnr — protein MAMTHTQSRFNSTLTSQCQNCSLSALCLPIALADEDINKLDQIIERKKPLKKGEFLFRQGDTFNSVYAVRSGTLKTFNITSYGEEQITGFYCPSELVGLSGIDSNKYPVSAKALETTTVCEIPFTHLEDLSVQIPSLRHQLFRIMSRKISDDQQMMVLLGKKNADEKVASFLLNLSNRFKIRGYSASSFRLSMSRGEIGNYLGLAVETVSRVITRFQKSELIHVDGKEIEILNFPEMQKLIGVASDCGKIARI, from the coding sequence ATGGCAATGACACACACACAATCACGATTTAACAGTACGCTTACTTCGCAATGCCAAAATTGCAGCTTAAGTGCGCTTTGCCTACCAATTGCATTAGCGGATGAAGACATCAATAAACTAGATCAAATTATTGAGCGCAAAAAGCCTCTAAAAAAAGGGGAGTTTTTATTTCGTCAAGGGGATACCTTCAACTCTGTTTATGCTGTTCGTTCCGGCACCTTAAAGACTTTTAACATTACTTCTTATGGTGAAGAGCAAATCACAGGCTTTTATTGTCCTAGTGAGTTAGTTGGTCTTAGTGGAATTGACTCAAATAAGTACCCTGTTTCAGCAAAGGCTTTGGAAACAACAACAGTTTGTGAAATTCCATTTACTCACTTAGAAGACCTCTCCGTTCAGATCCCTTCTTTAAGGCACCAATTATTTAGAATAATGAGTCGTAAAATTTCTGATGATCAACAGATGATGGTTTTATTGGGTAAAAAGAATGCAGATGAAAAAGTTGCATCTTTTTTACTGAACTTATCTAATCGGTTTAAAATACGTGGTTATTCGGCGTCATCGTTTCGTTTGTCTATGTCTCGTGGCGAGATAGGGAATTATCTTGGTTTAGCGGTTGAAACCGTGAGTCGTGTGATTACACGATTCCAAAAAAGTGAATTAATACACGTCGATGGTAAAGAAATTGAAATACTCAATTTTCCCGAAATGCAAAAACTCATTGGGGTTGCTAGCGATTGTGGTAAAATTGCTCGAATTTGA
- the hemN gene encoding oxygen-independent coproporphyrinogen III oxidase: MIWDSSLIGKYDLSGPRYTSYPTAPQFDSTISKIALIDKMLMPSEKPLSLYFHIPFCAHLCYYCACNKIVTKQYDKGVEYVELLGEEMRLRSLMLDHTRKVTQLHFGGGTPTFLTEELIRSLFSDIKQYFNLINDGTQDYSIEIDPREITYSKLKLLTDMGINRISIGVQDFDSKVQEAIHRIQPIKMVADLVSDARKLNIKSINFDLIYGLPYQSMEGFRATLADVVALSPERISLFNYAHLPERFRSQRRILDESLPSPSMKLDLLKMSIESLISAGYEYIGMDHFAKPGDSLAKAQKQGELQRNFQGYTTHAGTDLVAFGVSAISDIKGVYIQNHTDLSKYRNSIEKGQLAISKGYISDLDDRIRHTVIMTLIAQFELNTVIIEKMFNIRFFDYFGEEVDMLKPMVDDEMVEVHRGGVQATIKVTERGRLLIRCICMVFDKYLNNSIKYSKVI; the protein is encoded by the coding sequence ATGATCTGGGACTCTTCACTTATTGGCAAGTACGATTTATCTGGACCTCGCTATACTTCTTACCCTACAGCGCCACAATTTGACTCAACGATAAGCAAAATAGCTCTGATTGATAAGATGCTAATGCCATCAGAAAAACCGCTTAGCTTGTATTTCCATATTCCTTTCTGTGCGCACCTTTGCTATTACTGCGCCTGCAATAAAATTGTGACTAAGCAGTATGATAAAGGTGTCGAATACGTTGAGCTCTTGGGTGAAGAGATGAGACTGCGTAGCCTTATGCTGGATCACACAAGAAAAGTAACGCAGTTGCATTTTGGCGGAGGTACGCCGACCTTTTTAACAGAAGAGCTTATTCGGTCGTTGTTTAGTGACATAAAGCAGTATTTCAATTTGATTAATGACGGAACTCAAGACTACAGTATCGAAATTGACCCGCGTGAAATTACGTACTCTAAGCTTAAGTTACTAACCGATATGGGTATTAATAGAATCAGTATCGGCGTTCAAGATTTTGATTCTAAAGTTCAAGAGGCTATCCATCGAATTCAACCTATAAAAATGGTAGCCGATTTGGTTAGCGATGCCAGAAAACTAAATATCAAATCGATAAACTTCGATCTTATCTATGGCCTGCCCTATCAATCAATGGAAGGTTTTAGGGCGACGTTAGCTGATGTCGTGGCGTTATCGCCAGAAAGAATCTCTCTTTTTAATTATGCCCATTTGCCAGAACGGTTTCGATCTCAACGGCGTATATTGGATGAAAGCTTACCATCACCAAGTATGAAGCTTGATTTGCTAAAAATGAGCATCGAATCTTTAATTTCGGCTGGCTATGAATACATTGGCATGGACCATTTCGCAAAGCCCGGTGATAGCTTGGCCAAAGCTCAAAAGCAAGGCGAATTGCAGCGGAATTTCCAGGGCTATACTACTCATGCGGGTACTGATTTGGTTGCTTTTGGTGTGTCTGCCATTAGTGATATAAAAGGCGTTTATATTCAAAACCATACCGATCTTTCAAAATATAGAAATAGTATCGAGAAGGGGCAATTGGCCATATCAAAAGGCTATATAAGCGACTTAGATGATAGAATTCGTCACACAGTGATTATGACGCTCATTGCGCAGTTTGAACTCAATACTGTCATTATCGAGAAAATGTTTAATATACGTTTTTTCGACTATTTTGGTGAAGAAGTAGACATGCTAAAACCTATGGTCGATGATGAGATGGTGGAAGTTCATCGCGGTGGTGTGCAGGCCACTATAAAAGTCACGGAACGCGGTAGATTACTTATTCGTTGTATTTGTATGGTTTTCGATAAATATTTGAATAACTCTATAAAATACTCAAAAGTTATATAG
- a CDS encoding alpha/beta family hydrolase — MNTLPFYIAHGAGAGHNNPFLKRLCEKISEQRKHTIIPVTFSYMQEQELSGKRRPPPRFNTLIPEYSDLIKHEQACIVGGKSMGGRVATQLTELAMVKAVVCFGFPFYPAGKPEKNRLSFLSELQVPCLIIQGTRDQLGSYEWVNQQSLPNLVEIIWVEGADHDFKTLKKHGKTINDTISELATSTHNWLQANT; from the coding sequence ATGAATACTCTCCCTTTTTATATCGCTCATGGCGCAGGTGCAGGCCACAACAACCCTTTCTTAAAACGACTTTGTGAGAAAATTTCAGAGCAGAGAAAGCACACTATCATTCCTGTCACTTTTTCCTACATGCAAGAGCAGGAGCTGTCTGGCAAAAGAAGACCACCCCCTCGTTTCAATACTCTGATCCCCGAATACAGTGATTTAATTAAACATGAGCAAGCCTGTATTGTCGGTGGCAAATCAATGGGGGGACGAGTAGCGACGCAGCTAACAGAGCTTGCTATGGTAAAAGCAGTAGTCTGTTTCGGTTTTCCTTTTTATCCAGCGGGTAAGCCCGAAAAAAATAGATTATCTTTCCTATCAGAACTTCAGGTTCCATGTCTCATTATTCAAGGAACAAGAGATCAGCTCGGTTCCTATGAATGGGTAAACCAACAATCGCTACCGAACCTTGTTGAAATTATTTGGGTAGAAGGCGCCGATCATGATTTTAAAACACTTAAAAAACACGGTAAAACAATAAACGACACCATTTCAGAATTAGCAACTAGCACTCATAACTGGTTACAAGCAAACACTTAA
- the tusA gene encoding sulfurtransferase TusA — MEHHALLDATDLLCPEPVMMLHVEMRKLSAKAILKVIATDPSTTRDIPKFCQFLGHKLIQQEQDNGCYYYWIEKKEEK; from the coding sequence ATGGAACACCACGCTCTGCTTGATGCAACCGATTTACTGTGTCCAGAACCTGTAATGATGCTGCATGTTGAAATGCGAAAACTATCTGCTAAAGCAATTTTAAAGGTCATCGCGACTGATCCTTCAACAACACGCGACATTCCGAAGTTCTGTCAATTTCTTGGCCATAAATTAATCCAGCAAGAACAAGATAATGGCTGTTATTACTATTGGATAGAAAAGAAAGAAGAGAAGTAA
- a CDS encoding CBS domain-containing protein, whose product MKTLTYVSTKDVNNLIWPATTEDINIYSSALSVFTDFTTAGPRVIESSTRADELVQLMKKEHVRMKIVVDTDNRFIGVISLDDLSEDVFIKQIANGFKRSELMVADLMRAKEELLALSYTSLKNSDIESLLFSQRHNLLQHLLVIDEDTKAIRGVISSNDVVRQLRLDVDVAFSSFAYTYQSAILGHKDHAKKLKVA is encoded by the coding sequence ATGAAAACACTAACTTATGTATCTACAAAAGACGTTAACAACCTTATATGGCCTGCTACAACAGAGGATATAAATATTTATTCTTCTGCTTTATCTGTTTTTACAGATTTTACAACAGCAGGGCCACGAGTTATTGAGTCCAGCACACGTGCAGACGAACTTGTTCAATTGATGAAAAAAGAGCATGTGCGGATGAAAATAGTGGTTGATACCGATAATCGCTTCATTGGTGTTATTAGTCTTGATGATTTGTCTGAAGATGTTTTTATCAAACAGATCGCTAATGGGTTCAAACGTTCGGAATTAATGGTTGCTGACTTGATGAGAGCAAAAGAAGAGCTACTTGCGCTGTCTTATACCTCATTGAAAAATTCAGACATTGAGTCACTTCTGTTTAGTCAACGACACAATTTACTCCAACATTTGCTTGTTATTGATGAAGACACCAAAGCAATACGAGGTGTGATTTCGTCTAATGATGTGGTTCGCCAGCTTCGATTGGATGTCGATGTTGCGTTTTCTAGTTTTGCATATACTTATCAAAGTGCGATTCTTGGTCATAAAGATCATGCAAAAAAACTAAAAGTCGCTTAA